tctgGACCATTATAAGTGTAAGTTTATGCGGCAGTCTATCCCTTTTATATCTGTACAACGTACTAGATATATACTTCAAATGCAGTCCCAGTGTGTATAAATGACTTTCTTGTAAGTCTGTTTCCATATAGAGAGCATAATTTGGTGTAGAGTCTGGCAAATTAAGAacagtttttaagaaaaaacgctGCAATTGGTCAACTTCTTCAAAATATTCATAGCCCCAGACCTGCGCTGCATACGACTGTACCGATCTGCAAACCGCCATGTACAAGTTCCATTTATCTTGCAGGGATATTTCGTCTTTCTTTAAGAAGTTTTTCCATGTTGCTTTTATAGCACTTTTAGCTTGTGTTGTCCGGGACTGAATATGCTTCAAGAACTTCATTTTGGGCGTTAGTACCACCCCTAAGTACTTATATTCTGATACCACTTCTAATGGTTCTGCATGGAAGAACCATTTATCCTGCTGTGATAGTCTTCCCCCGTTTCGGAATACCATGATTTTAGACTTCTCAGTGTTGACTATTAAGCtccattttttacaaaattcttccAAGTTTGCTATCATTTGTTGCAGGGTAGTTGAATCCTCCGCTAAAATTACTATGTCGTCAGCATACAGCAGGGTTTTTATGTTTATGCCTTCTATATCTACACCTCCTTCCAGTgcatcgcttaagtcgtttataTAAAGAGAAAATAATAATGGCGATAGTAAGCACCCTTGTTTTACACCAGATTCTGTATCAAAATAACCAGACAGCTCTTCTCCAGTCCACACTGCTGACTGAGTGTTTTGATAGACAGCTTCTATCATCTTTATAAATTTGAAAGAGATGCCAATCTGATTTAATTTGTAGAAAAGTAagtttcgtgaaattttgtcaaatgccgctcgaaaatctacaaaaaacgCGTAAACCTTCTTCTTTTCCGCCAGCTTGATATTGACCATCGAagctaaattatatatattgtccACCGTAGAATAGTTTTTTCGAAAACCTGCCTGGAATTCAACCAATATATTGTTTTCTTCAACCCATTGTCCCAGTCTATCATTTAGTACACCCATGAATATTTTAGCCACGGAATTCATAAAGGATATACCTCTATAATTCGATGCATCATCGAGTCTGCCTTTTTTATGAATAGGGAATATAACTGTTTTCTGAaattcttcctcaattttgcCCTCGGTgtagatcttgttgaaaattgcTGCAAGCTGGGTCAGGAATTCATCAGTAGCATTTGAATAGAATTCATAGGGAATTCGGTCTTCACCTGGCGCCTTGTTCGGTTTTGTTTTGGCAAGGGTATACTTAATTTCCTCTAATGTTATGTCTTTATCTAGAATGTCGTTTACGATCAGTGCAGGTGCGTAATGAACTCTCAAAGACGATTGTTCCTGCCTGAGCAGTTCCATAAAATGGGTTCTAAGTATCTCTGCGGATAAAGTATGACTGATACGAAAGTCCTGGCCATTTAACTCTCTTACTAAACTCCACCATTCTTTTGCATTCGATGTATTATTTAGTTTCTCAGAGATATTGGCGTAGTACATTCTTTTAGATACTTCGCAAATgtccttatatcttttttttgcgcTCAAATATGCCTGTCTATCTGTTTCCGACGATGATTTCCGAAATTTCGATAAGATTTCAAATGTTTTCCTTCTTGCCCAGTAGCATCTATCATTAAACCACTTTTTCTGTGGTACGTACTGCTGCGCTTTGTTTTGCTGAACTGCCGATGCAACAATTGTATTTGTCATGTGCTTGAGACATGTTATATTGTTGGACATTAATTGTAAGCTCAGATTAGCGGTGAGGTTTTCCTGGTATTGCAATTTATGACTATCTTTCCAATGCAGCTTCGGTAGTAAATTGAGCCTATTTTGTGGGACTACTGTGTTGTTTAGCTTTAGGTTAAGAGTTATTGGCAAATGATCTGACCAGATTTTGTCTACCACCTTGAAGCTTTCCACATATTGAAGCATGTTTATGGATACTGAGCATATATCATTTACTGAGGTTCCGGTGTTGCTCAAATATGTAAAATTACCGTCCTCATCTCCTAATGTTTGGCCATTTAGAATTACCAGGTTATGTTCATTGCAGTAGTCGATATACCTTCGTCCATTCGTATTTAATTCTTTATCTTTAGACTTTCTCGGCCCAGTACATGCGTGGAACGAATCTCTATATAGATCAACAATGCCTTGTTGTGATTCGCCTATTCTAACGTTTATATCACCTAGCACTATAAGGTTTTCGCATTTCATTTCTTCCATGAACAATTTTGCTAGGGCAAACTCTCGTATCCAGTCTGAGCCCCTTATATAGAGTGGAACTATcaacagttgaaaattttctgtTATAATCTGTAATCCACAGAGTGTCTGATTAAGAATAAATGTATGCTTTATGCCTGctttatttaaagattttttcactCCTACGAATACTCCGCCGATAGCACGACCaaatctatttatttttatggcATCTACCCAATATATTTCATACTCGGGGAAGTATTTTTCGGTTTGAGATCTTTTTTGTGCTGTGATATGTGTTTCTATGAGGATAATGATTTCAAACTCCTTTAGATAGTTAAAAAAATTAgggaacaaatatttatttgatacTCCGTTTACATTGTAcgatataattttaatttccatattattttgttttttctttgagcTTTGTCTCCCTTGGAGATCATCTAGttttttgacacaattttttcaaaaatattattgTAGAATGCTGTTGTCAGTTCATTCCCATATAATTCTTTTAATACGGCCTCCCCCTCTTCTCGCCCACACATTAATTTTCTTTCGCTGTTCCAATAGAACCACTTGTTATTGATGTTTAATTTATCATCTCTAACTAcgattttatgttttcttgATTCTTCGAGAATTGACTTTCTTATGAGCAGCATAGCTATCTTGTTTCTCTGCCTTCTAGGGTTCAGATCTCTTTCAATTGAGATTGCAGACCCTGCTAAAGCTTTAGTATTTTTCAGAACCTCAACTACTGCATTTTCATTTGGGAACTCGGCTATTACAGTTTGCAATCCGTTTCGTTCATAAAGGGTTCTTGCCGAAGCTATAGGGGGGTTGATGTTTAGCATGTCATTACATATCTGTTTGACTATATTCAGAGCAGGCTTatcttttgaaatatttttaaagacaagctTTGTGTTTTGTATTTGATGCTCCAACCATGCCACATTCCTGTCGCTTTCTTCCAGTTTGTTCTTGAGCAATTCCACTTCCTGTTTTAACTGAATATTTTCAGTCTTCAGATTGGCAATTTCAGAAGTTGCAAATGATATACCGGCTTTAACATCTTCCATATCTTGTTTGGTGGGCAGATTCTTAATTTTCTCTTCAAGTATATTATTCATAGTGAATTTCATAATTTCCATAAGTTCACTGACCTCCATACTACCAACAGGTTTCTTTGCCATGTTATTATTTTCTGGTGATGTTTCGCCTATCTTACGCTTTGTTTGTTGGGATGTGCTTGCAACAGGTGTGTTAGGCATATCTAGTGATTATTTATCCTGTAGCTTTAGATTTTTATAATATGAAGTATACTTTAAGGCGCAATAATAATTGGTTCGAATGACTCAATTGTACTACAGATGTGGACTCGGATGATTAGTTGTGCGATTAGTCCTACAATCGTTTCTACGTTATGTGACAAGTCTCGGATTATACAGTTGTATTTTGCATGCATTACTTGTAGACCTACTGAACATACCACATAAAATCTGTCAGGCGTaccagctgtttttgttgtgttaCAGAGTGgtgaaagtgcaaaaaaaaatcttccggTTAACAGCGTGAGAGAGACTTTTCCAATTTTCTTCcaataaaataaacttttttttcgcCGATTCTCaagatttttgttgaaattataaCAAGGAAATCAGCCAAAACAGTCAATGCATCCTCAGCATTCCATGCTCCAGAGCTTCCGAAGCAGCCGTGGTTGTGGTGTTTCTTTGTTGGGTTCAAGCCAGGCCGGGAACAGGTAATAAACTTCAATTTAATGGAGCCGTGCAAAAACGCGTATGTCTCTTAAACTGAGAGTAACAACAACTCATTCATTTATAAACTTTTCATTTATAAAATAGTTTGAATAATTTAAGTTTCATTCGCCAAAACCAATTATTTTGCTTTTGACCGTAATAGTTACATTATTAATTTTTCGTTCGGAGCTATTCGTAATGATGACTAAATGCCATCCGCATAGTGGTAAACAATAAAGTTTTTTAGTGTATTAAATTATGTTGTATACGAaagtgttgaaaaaatttttgtaactaATTTGAAAACTGAattatttacatattttttattctttaatATTATTTATGAATATGTTTATATTTGTTTAGTTATTTTTTACTTCCttcctttatttaattttacttttcaAATATTGGggtcaccgtagctcagaggttagcatgtccgccattcACGTCGAGCGtcagggttcaaatcccggcgagaattCCGAAAAAGTGTTCATCAGCTTTAATCCCCTCGTACTAATGGCGACACTTATGAGGTATTTGTCTTAAGTAATCAACCgtgaaaacttctctaccagAATGCTGTCGGTGTGCGGCAAAACGCTctaaattccattaaggaacaggggatacttctcacatatcaatgagtccagtccgattaaagtttttaagctcaatgataaggggattcctttttatgccgaatccgaacggcatgccgcatagcgactccacttagtagagaagttttaacatggcaggacatttcacaaatgttgccagccaggggataaccacagctatACATTTTTCGTATGTTCACGCCGGGGATTGAACCCAGTCTTTCgacgtcaaaggcggacatgctatttATGCGCCACTGTGACCTCCACGtacggactcggcaataaaaatgaggtccgttatcgttgagtttaaacttgtacGGACGGAActctttgatttgtttttgtaaattgcaaatttttttcttaacatcTCATTAGAGAACAAGAGATTTCTCTTATTTCAGTAAATGCTATCAACGATAAGCGACCTCGTGTTTGTAACTGAGTCCGAATAGTGTGCCGCTGAGCGaaaccaaaatgtacaaaagGTTAACATGGCTgatttcacaaatgtcg
The Stomoxys calcitrans chromosome 3, idStoCalc2.1, whole genome shotgun sequence genome window above contains:
- the LOC131996150 gene encoding uncharacterized protein LOC131996150, producing the protein MVARTSAAGVAAHCSASGKSIVTFLHEVVYHVDAAADTPSSAADALLHSLRTSNMPNTPVASTSQQTKRKIGETSPENNNMAKKPVGSMEVSELMEIMKFTMNNILEEKIKNLPTKQDMEDVKAGISFATSEIANLKTENIQLKQEVELLKNKLEESDRNVAWLEHQIQNTKLVFKNISKDKPALNIVKQICNDMLNINPPIASARTLYERNGLQTVIAEFPNENAVVEEFEIIILIETHITAQKRSQTEKYFPEYEIYWVDAIKINRFGRAIGGVFVGVKKSLNKAGIKHTFILNQTLCGLQIITENFQLLIVPLYIRGSDWIREFALAKLFMEEMKCENLIVLGDINVRIGESQQGIVDLYRDSFHACTGPRKSKDKELNTNGRRYIDYCNEHNLVILNGQTLGDEDGNFTYLSNTGTSVNDICSVSINMLQYVESFKVVDKIWSDHLPITLNLKLNNTVVPQNRLNLLPKLHWKDSHKLQYQENLTANLSLQLMSNNITCLKHMTNTIVASAVQQNKAQQYVPQKKWFNDRCYWARRKTFEILSKFRKSSSETDRQAYLSAKKRYKDICEVSKRMYYANISEKLNNTSNAKEWWSLVRELNGQDFRISHTLSAEILRTHFMELLRQEQSSLRVHYAPALIVNDILDKDITLEEIKYTLAKTKPNKAPGEDRIPYEFYSNATDEFLTQLAAIFNKIYTEGKIEEEFQKTVIFPIHKKGRLDDASNYRGISFMNSVAKIFMGVLNDRLGQWVEENNILVEFQAGFRKNYSTVDNIYNLASMVNIKLAEKKKVYAFFVDFRAAFDKISRNLLFYKLNQIGISFKFIKMIEAVYQNTQSAVWTGEELSGYFDTESGVKQGCLLSPLLFSLYINDLSDALEGGVDIEGINIKTLLYADDIVILAEDSTTLQQMIANLEEFCKKWSLIVNTEKSKIMVFRNGGRLSQQDKWFFHAEPLEVVSEYKYLGVVLTPKMKFLKHIQSRTTQAKSAIKATWKNFLKKDEISLQDKWNLYMAVCRSVQSYAAQVWGYEYFEEVDQLQRFFLKTVLNLPDSTPNYALYMETDLQESHLYTLGLHLKYISSTLYRYKRDRLPHKLTLIMVQKQIFWVKALNDILNELDMQPLVGNITQGEWNSMTNSIIDSLSQANKQRLLQKALQNPQTPSLLYRIF